The Alkalinema sp. FACHB-956 genome includes a window with the following:
- a CDS encoding DUF2808 domain-containing protein, translating to MKWCSLLITLALGSSTYWATPAPTLASPAQGMAGQSMEMNAKQSFFHHPPQLIRTAASQISTYTPSTYEFTIALPENAGQPLKAVKITQEPNFEIIKFATNRSQAFAGNRYAAGPQIALASIGGMENSADGVTIVFDQPVQPGQTVTIALEAKSNPSWSGIYLFGVTAYPDGQPSLGQFLGYGRLHFYGNS from the coding sequence ATGAAATGGTGTTCACTGCTGATCACGCTGGCCTTAGGTTCATCCACTTATTGGGCGACCCCCGCTCCAACCCTGGCATCTCCAGCCCAAGGGATGGCAGGACAGTCCATGGAGATGAACGCCAAACAGTCATTTTTTCACCACCCACCGCAACTGATTCGGACTGCGGCTTCACAAATCTCCACTTACACACCCTCTACCTACGAGTTTACGATCGCGCTGCCCGAAAATGCTGGACAACCGCTCAAAGCGGTGAAAATCACCCAAGAGCCTAACTTCGAAATCATCAAATTTGCCACCAACCGGAGTCAAGCCTTTGCTGGCAACCGCTACGCTGCTGGCCCCCAAATTGCCCTCGCGAGCATTGGGGGAATGGAAAATTCTGCCGATGGTGTGACGATCGTCTTTGATCAGCCGGTGCAACCCGGTCAAACGGTGACGATCGCGTTAGAAGCAAAATCCAATCCCAGTTGGAGCGGTATTTACTTGTTTGGTGTGACGGCTTACCCCGATGGTCAACCGAGCCTGGGGCAGTTCCTTGGCTATGGCCGTTTACATTTCTACGGGAATAGCTAA
- a CDS encoding type IV pilin-like G/H family protein, whose amino-acid sequence MNQRPNPRSSPQKSFQEYVTQAGLAILASIPLLLRNPKVLSKILSLFGVAGLAMKGCQMLMQVDKKLIGLWRVESSIARETGEVFFQPDQKAIWIRSQPGSIGRPLGYVVPYTLDTSKIPMELKMQFTSSVTASRNLNILFTLTPDGQQLIGTLGTPEQNSGQMDALVLQKVPNVKTLPTNIRIVLPGVDSQSQRDYTGRDLMIQIGNLVESEISTSGRYLENPKAQRYGIRSRFRSNSYNVGVASISVEGRKVTFVAQGNAPGLKSYAGTTFVNAQGQTDTVFCETTQPSNQPPYIAGFPISSVETFNCPAGSVKF is encoded by the coding sequence ATGAATCAACGTCCTAATCCGCGATCGAGTCCACAGAAAAGCTTTCAGGAATATGTAACTCAAGCCGGGTTAGCTATTTTGGCTAGCATTCCCCTGCTGCTACGTAATCCGAAGGTACTATCCAAGATTCTTAGTTTGTTTGGCGTTGCAGGATTGGCCATGAAAGGCTGCCAAATGTTGATGCAGGTGGATAAAAAGCTGATCGGCCTCTGGCGCGTAGAATCGTCGATCGCACGGGAAACGGGAGAAGTCTTTTTCCAGCCGGATCAGAAAGCCATTTGGATTCGATCGCAGCCAGGAAGTATAGGGCGTCCCCTGGGGTATGTCGTGCCCTACACGCTCGACACCTCCAAAATTCCCATGGAACTGAAGATGCAGTTTACCAGTTCTGTTACCGCCAGCCGCAACCTCAATATTCTATTTACCCTCACGCCAGACGGGCAGCAATTGATTGGCACCCTAGGCACACCTGAACAGAATTCTGGGCAGATGGATGCACTAGTTTTACAAAAAGTTCCCAATGTGAAAACCTTACCGACGAATATAAGAATTGTGTTACCAGGAGTCGATTCGCAATCGCAACGAGATTACACAGGACGAGATTTAATGATTCAGATTGGGAACTTAGTAGAATCAGAAATTTCAACTTCTGGACGATATCTTGAAAATCCTAAAGCTCAAAGATATGGAATTCGATCGCGATTTCGATCGAATAGTTATAACGTCGGTGTCGCGTCGATTTCCGTGGAGGGGCGTAAGGTGACCTTTGTGGCGCAAGGCAACGCCCCAGGCTTGAAAAGTTACGCCGGAACGACCTTTGTCAATGCCCAGGGACAGACCGATACGGTATTTTGTGAAACGACCCAGCCTAGTAACCAACCACCCTACATTGCAGGATTTCCCATCTCCTCAGTGGAGACATTTAACTGTCCAGCAGGCAGCGTTAAGTTTTAG